CTCTGCGTGGACATCCTTCTCACGGATTGAGTTCAGGAGCGAGCTGTTCATATCGCATCCAAGAGTTCCATTGTGGGAAATGTTTCAAGAAAGCTGCGGAAAAGAGTCCACCATTCGCAATTACAGCTGACAACCGAAGCTGGACAAGCAAGACCGGCCGAAGAGGAGACCGGGCTCGGCTTTCTGCTCCGCTGTGTCGTCAAGTCCGCCGCCACACGCGCGCGCTAGAACTACTGGTATTGCTTTGCCGTAACTCCACCTGTCCACGGAGCCTTTCACAACTACAGCGACATCCTTCTCACACTCACGCCCGAAGGTCGACGACTATGCGTCTAGTCTCTCGATCGTGCCATTGAGCATCCCCACATGCATCCGGTCTCGATCTTGACCCTCTTAGTGTTTTGTTCTGGCTACGTCACAGCTCGCTGGGACCTCGTCGCGCAGTTGATCGAGCTCGCGCTATTCGCTTGGGACCACTCCGTTGTTGTACGTTGTGCGGACCAGCCCCCAGTACACATACAATTGACTGACGCGGTCCAGACACGAGCTCTCAAGGGATTCGCGGTCctcaccatcttcttcgtcctcattCTCATCCCACTCGAACGCATCGCTGCGCGCGAGGCCGAGCTCGTTAGTCTGCCAACAGTGCCCGCCGCACTCATAGATTGTTctgatcttctcctccagcatCCGCGAACGATCGATACTCCAGGTCTTTCAGCTCGAGAGCAGCTGAGGCGTCGCGGCTCGTTCTAGTGCTTCCGCAATGGGAGCATGCCCACACGAAACCATGGGTTGATGCGTGTATTCTGGCCGTCTGACGCGCCTAGAGATGCCCTAGCAGGAGTCCTTGTTGGATGGAGGAACTCTGAATTGGATGTGACCGTGATCTGCATACTTCAGGGAGTCGATGTGAGGGAGCAGTCATGATTGGCCTGGATATGCCCAAGTTGACATTTTTACAGGTGCGAAATACGGATCATGCACTGCGCATGCGAGCACTCTTTCGTGGATGTCCTCATTCGATAGACAAGATCACCGCGCACTGTGGTGGGCAACCGCTACAGGTGCTGGGAACACTCAATGCAGACACCTCGGCCACGACCTTCGACCCCAATCTCTTGTCACTACACACAGTACCACGGAGCACAATACCTCGAGTCGACTATCCGGAGGATGCTCCAATCACGATCCAAATCATAACTTTCATCAGACCCGATCCGAAACGTATGCAATACCTGTCGCTCACGCCCATATCGCTCGCGCTTGGAGACAAACAGGTCAGAATCGACAAAGATGAAGAGCGCGAAAGGATACGACAGGAGAAGCTGGTGGAGAAGTTGAAGTTGCACACCGTCGTGAATCATCCACGAACACAGAAAGAGCTGGCACTCAAGACAATCATTATTCAGATGAATTGCTCGGCCGAGCTCAATGCGTTGATGCAACAGAATATTGGAATGATAGGCATGAGGACGAAAAGAGCCATGAGCGTCAGCGAACGAGTGGTGGAATCAGCAACGAATCTGTGGGATTTCATCCTGCTCTGGTCGAAGCAGGCGTTCAAGGATCACATCTGGCCGTTCGCGTCACAGGTGTTCATCCTCTATCTGATGATTCTTCGCGTGGCTGCGGAAGCTCTGCTTGTGCTGCTGGACTGGAGACCGACAGGCCGGGCTGCTCTGCGAGATATCTCTGCTTCCTGCCAGCAAGTTGATATTCGGCTTCAGCAGTTCTGCTATTGGCCTGACCAATATGTGACCCTGCATAACAGACGAAGTGACTGGGAGAGTATCACGAACAGTCATCCGGACTACATTCGCTTCTTCAACAGTCTCTGGCTCGTCGCGAACGATGTCATTATCGGAATTGCGTTGGGCTCGTACATCATCGAAAACGTCGACTTTGTTGCTTCACAGCTGGACAAGGTGATGACCACATACTCGGTGGAGGGGCTTCAGCAAATGCTCACCTGGCTGATGGACTATCCTGCCGGACTGAAGTTGAATACGGAGCTGGCCAGATTCCTTGGAGACCTCTTCCTCTGGGTCATTGAGTACTGGAACGACTGCATGACCCAGCTCCGACCAACGCTGCCGTACGTGATCCGCCTGATCGGCGTGTCCAGCTTCGCCGGGGCCAGTCTGCCCATTGCAATGTTCTCCGACTTACTCTCGTTGCTCACACTGCACATCTACTCCTTCTACATCGCATCCGCGCGCATCTACAATTGGCAGCTGACGATCATCATCTCGCTCTTCCACCTCTTCCGCGGAAAGAAGCGCAACATCCTCCGCAACCGCATCGACAGCTGTGATTACGACCTCGATCAACTACTTCTGGGCACGATTCTCTTCACGCTTTtgttcttcctcctcccgaCCGTGGCTGTCTTCTATGCTACCTTCGCCGGAGCAAGAATGGGCATTATCGCATTGAAAGCCGCATTGGACACTTGGCTGGCTGTTCTCAATCATTTCCCGCTCTTCGCACTCATGCTCCGCGTCAAGGATTCCAGGCGTTTACCCGGCGGCATTCGTTTTGAATTGCAAGATACCCCTCGCGCGttgctttcttcttcttctgcatCATCCGCTGCATCTAAaacttcctcccctcctGCAAGGACCTCGTACATCAAGTTACAGGTATGATCATCGTTCCTCAACACAAACGACGCATCAGCTAACATCCTCCCAGTCCGTCCCCTTACCTCTCTCCCAAACTTTCTCCCAGTACGCCCAACTTGGCCACCGCCTCCGAAAGCACTATCTCTCTCCCCGTGTCTTCCTGTGTCTCGTCTCTGGACAATTCGTGCCGCCTATTCATCGCAAGAGCCTTTATAGCTTGCAGTACAGCATGCTGCCGAGTCAAAGAGTGAGCATTGGACAGCTGTGGAAGTTGTtgacggaggagaggaagccTGAAGGTGGTGTGGTCGTTGGGAATGGGCATCTGGTAGCGCCGACGACGTTGaatgggaggaggaggaagagtgaGCGGAGGTAGTAGGGAGGCTTTGTTGGGGCGGGGTTTTGTATAGCGTTGATAGCGAGGTTGTATATGTTCGAGCATCTGCTGTTGCGTCAAGTCGATTGCGAGATACGGGACAGCGAGTGCGGCCTGCACGCTTATGTGGCATGTCTGCTACCTGACCTCGACCACTACTCAGCGTGTCTACTTACTTACTCTGTACGCTTGCCTGTACGTTGAGTAGCATGTCAGCCAAACTCACTGTACGCCTAATTGCACGTCTTGTCACCTTGCCTGGATATGTTCCAGGGTGTTTCGAAGCGTTTCCCATTAATTTGCCTGTACGTTCGACTACCTGCCCGGTAAACTGATTTTGTACGCCTGATAGCACGATCTCATAAGTTACTTGCCCACGCACAAGTCCACTTTCACAGAGTTCTCTGCAAAGTGGCTCTCGCTCTCGCGCTACATTGCAAGCACTTCTCATTCCCATTACTGCGGCCTACCAGCCTACGTCTGCCATTGCAATTGTATTAAAATCTCCTCTCCTGTGTCTACCGTACTCGTCTTCTGAATGCAGTCCCATACCAATGCCAAGCACAGCCACAGCTGTTCGTTGGTGGTTCCCAAAAGTGTGGCGTTGAACTTTGACCTCGAACCAAGACCAAGGCTCGAGTCTAATCTCACCACCGTTCACCATGGTCTCGACTCGACATGACATTGCGCCAGCTTCTCGGATGGACTGCGCTACGACGATGGATCGTGTACGGTGTCCTTGTATGACCTTGTACCGCTCGAAGGCACTGCATCGCCCGGCTCAAGGCCTTGACCATGAGCAGCCTCCGCTTTGACGACCTCCACGGTGCTTTCGAGAGGAGCAACAAGGCGGTGACCGTACGGTAAGCTGGAGACCCTGTAATGATGCAGCCAGCAGCATCGTGTTCCGCTGCAAAGATGCAGGGCaggagaagagagagcgggctgaggagaagacgagctcaccaccaccatggTGATCTCCGATTGAAGAGCTCCTCCTATGGGTAGTCTCATCGCAGGCCAGACTGACATAACAGCACAGCGTATAGACTCTCAAGGTTGTTGTAGTACGCTGACCTGCCTCCTCGAAGGCAAAGCAGATGATGATTGACCACGCTGAAAGCTCTGGTCTCGAGCGTCCTCCGCACTGACACGCGCTGGCATGCTTCGGACCGAAGAATGGCGAGCTCGCGAAAGAGTAGTCCATCACATGCGAGAGGGATGAGAGCATGGCCGCACGGAGAATCGGAGAGCCGAGAGCAGTGCTCGCTGCAGCACATCCCGCCCTGCTGGAAAAGGTTGAATGAGAGGACGGCGCGCCGTGCGAGCGAGGCCGCGGGACATACTTGCCATGCTGGAAACCGGAAGTTTGATGTGAGGAAGCTGGATTTTGGTGGTAGAGCATTGGACACCCGCTGGACATGGGAAGATGTCGGAAGCGACCACATGAGTCGCAGGAGACATTGAGAGGCAGGGTCGAGATCTGCCGCAGGTTTCGCTCATTTCTCGGGCAACATGCGTCGAAGCTGGCCGGACAATATACGGCGGAGGACGAAAGAGACAATCCGCGATGGAGTGCTCCGCTCTGCACATCCTTGCCTCCCTGGGAGGACTGAATGCTCGAAGAACAGCTTAACTCGTCCCATGGTTAATTGGTCAAGCCTCGGAAGCCATAGTAGTTGCACGTCCGGAGTTCCGTCCAGCATGACGCGCAATGGAGATTGCGTGACATCGATCCTCCTGAGCACATCTGCCATGGTCTCCTTTGGCTTCGAGGCAACACTAGGATGAGAGGGGCCTGCTTGATGACCAAGTTTCGAGGGACCAAGGCTCTCAAAAGCTCTCTCCGACACGAGCATCCTTTCGCTCTTCAGGGGCGATGGGAATGCCATTGTCGGTCATTCAGAGCCGAGATGACATGACAAACCGTTGAGCAGATCCGCCCATGTCTGGAGGTTCCTTCTGCGTACGGCCAGATCGTCCACCGGAAGCTACAGGGCATATGCAAACTTGCTCCAGATATACTTGTGCCGTCACCGCTCCCTGCTCAGTGTTACTCTTTGCCATGGCACAGGCTGGTTTCAGATGATCGAAGGGAGCAGCTGCCAGGAGCCATGGGGGCATGCGGAAGAGCAGAAGTTCCGTCGCTGAACTCGATACTGgcactacctttctctcctCGCCATGATCTATGTGTGTGCGATCCCAGGAGAACCCGCATTTGCGATTGCTCCAGACATCTCGCATGTTCTGGAAGATGCAATCTCCTTCTCTTGCCGTGCTTCGGGAGCCGTGTATCAGCGCTTCATCCGCTCTTCAGGCCCTCGCCGTGGTACTGGTTGTATTGGCCCGgccgcttcttctcgttggaGCAGATTGGAAGAAGCCATGGAAGCTCTTTCCCCTCTTGCCATGCTTCCGGAGCTGTGTTTCAGCGCTTCATCCGCTCCTCAGGCTCTCGCCGTGGTACTGGTTGTATTTGGCCGgccgcttcttctcgttggaGCAAATTGGTAGAAGCCATGGAAGCTCTAGAAAGAGCAGGATTCCTCTTGCGAATCGCCACACCAGCTTCATGTGCGTCTTCCCGTGAGCCCTCTATATCTCCTCTCAGGACGATTCGAACTCATGAAGGCTCCTCGCTTGCCGCGTCTGGTATGATCTGAAAGTtgctttctccttctcttgcCACGCTCCGGGATGGGCAAAACCCCGCTCGGGGCGCCTCGCAGGGACTCGCAGTGCGCTGCGTCTGTCGTTCGTTgcactcctcctcgtccgacaCGGTTTCCAAATGTGTTGTTCCACCGCTGGACTCCAGGCTTCACGTTTGGCTTCGCCTTCGATGAGAGCTTCTTGATCAATCCTATCCGCGCAGTCTCTCTGCCTTGCTCTCCATCGACCAGCCAGGACTTCGTGTTGCGAAGGATGCGGCTTGTCTCATGGTGGTCCTGGAAGACCTTCCTCTCCCAATGCTCTCGCGGCATGTTGCTGGCAGTCAGGGCGATGCGCTTGTGGTCCTACGAACAGGGTCGACATGGATTGCTTGCTGGATCACGGATGTCAGCTTCATTGTTCTCTTGAAGGAAGAGTAGCATCTCGAACCTGCCAATGGCTCCTTCCCCGCCGCATCAGTCGTCTCGAGCAAATCATCTGCGGCCAATGGCTGTCACCGAGAACTTCCCCTGGCTCTTCGCGATGAATGAGAGAGCGGCCAGCGGAGCCGAGTATGAGTCTCCTGCACCAGAAGCTGGATGCTAGAGAGCTGCCTTGGACTCGGACCGGCAACCTGAAGTGTGCTTGTCTGCTTGAGTTCCTACAGACTATGCATAGGTTCGCTGGAGAACACACCTACCTTGGAGCTTCTTCGTAATGAATTGTAGTACGCTGGCATATCCTAAGGTTCAATGCCTTACCGGGCTCTCGTAAATCTCGCTCCCGGCTGGACTCCTGCCTCAGCTGCACCTTCCCGTCGGGCTGTTCTTGCCGATCGTAAACAGACTCGCCAAGCTGATCGTTTGGGCACATGGAAGGCTCAAAGCTCAACTACCTCCTGCCTCACTTCTGGATCCTCAACATCTGATCTTCACAAccaccaacatcaccacGAGCTTACCAGCATCAGAGACTCACCCATCACTGCAATCACAAGCATCACACGCTGAGCTGTGAATTCTCTGTCACAGGCTCGCtgccctccgccgccgctcccGGTGCACGGTCCCCACTTCCGCCCTGCTCGAGATCAAAACAATCGTCCTCGACCACTTTcaaccctctctcttacACTCCacacctcttcttccttctctaccttcaccacctccaacACTCTTCGACAACCATCACcacacaccacaacacactc
The DNA window shown above is from Zymoseptoria tritici IPO323 chromosome 11, whole genome shotgun sequence and carries:
- the MgGPI1 gene encoding putative N-acetylglucosaminyltransferase subunit (putative Phosphatidylinositol N-acetylglucosaminyltransferase subunit, integral plasma membrane), which gives rise to MHPVSILTLLVFCSGYVTARWDLVAQLIELALFAWDHSVVTRALKGFAVLTIFFVLILIPLERIAAREAELHPRTIDTPGLSAREQLRRRGSFYMPTRNHGLMRVFWPSDAPRDALAGVLVGWRNSELDVTVICILQGVDVRNTDHALRMRALFRGCPHSIDKITAHCGGQPLQVLGTLNADTSATTFDPNLLSLHTVPRSTIPRVDYPEDAPITIQIITFIRPDPKRMQYLSLTPISLALGDKQVRIDKDEERERIRQEKLVEKLKLHTVVNHPRTQKELALKTIIIQMNCSAELNALMQQNIGMIGMRTKRAMSVSERVVESATNLWDFILLWSKQAFKDHIWPFASQVFILYLMILRVAAEALLVLLDWRPTGRAALRDISASCQQVDIRLQQFCYWPDQYVTLHNRRSDWESITNSHPDYIRFFNSLWLVANDVIIGIALGSYIIENVDFVASQLDKVMTTYSVEGLQQMLTWLMDYPAGLKLNTELARFLGDLFLWVIEYWNDCMTQLRPTLPYVIRLIGVSSFAGASLPIAMFSDLLSLLTLHIYSFYIASARIYNWQLTIIISLFHLFRGKKRNILRNRIDSCDYDLDQLLLGTILFTLLFFLLPTVAVFYATFAGARMGIIALKAALDTWLAVLNHFPLFALMLRVKDSRRLPGGIRFELQDTPRALLSSSSASSAASKTSSPPARTSYIKLQSVPLPLSQTFSQYAQLGHRLRKHYLSPRVFLCLVSGQFVPPIHRKSLYSLQYSMLPSQRVSIGQLWKLLTEERKPEGGVVVGNGHLVAPTTLNGRRRKSERR